The Streptococcus viridans genome includes a window with the following:
- the recD2 gene encoding SF1B family DNA helicase RecD2 produces the protein MEYYFSGTIERVIFENQSSFFRILLLDINDTDAEDYDDFEIIVTGTMADIVEGEDYTFWGELVHHPKYGQQLQMNRYERAKPTSKGLVKYFSSDHFKGIGLKTAQKIVDLYGEDTIDKILQAPEKLASISGLSKKNREAFVEKLQLNYGTERVLAQLANYGIPNKLAFQIQDFYKEETLQIVESAPYQLVEDIQGMGFKIADQLAEELGIASDAPERFRAGLVHSLLTLSLETGDTYVEAKELLQATIQLLEASRPVELDPASVAQELASLIEEDKVQNIDTKIFNNSLFFAEEGIRSHIGRLLEKGKQESFEPEKIEQTIDDIEEDLHIHYDPIQRKAIQEAIQQKVFVLTGGPGTGKTTVINGIIGTYARLHHLDLRKKSQLPILLAAPTGRAARRMSELTGLPSATIHRHLGMTGDDDTSHLDDYLDADFIIVDEFSMVDTWLANQLLSNISSNTKLLIVGDADQLPSVSPGQVLSDLLQIPSIPQVKLEHIFRQGEDSTIVTLASQIRKGQLPSDFTEKKPDRSYFEAPSELIAPMIEKITSAALRNGIPARDIQVLAPMYRGSAGIDQINGLMQELLNPLETDALFFQALDCQYRNGDKVIHLVNDAESNVFNGDIGYITDLLPAKYTESKQDELTIQFDGNELVYPRNEWYKIRLAYAMSIHKSQGSEFPVVILPLTNQSRRMLQRNLIYTAITRSKSKLILLGEYTAFHFATQNTGTARKTYLIERFSDVLPQGRESSSASTTHLKNTSQTTEPQKELVSVENHSDLSASQASQQGYRLTEDNYLSIDPLIGLTEEEIQHFFKN, from the coding sequence ATGGAATACTATTTCTCAGGAACCATTGAGCGAGTCATTTTTGAAAATCAAAGTAGTTTTTTCCGTATCTTATTGTTGGATATCAATGATACCGATGCAGAGGACTATGATGACTTTGAAATTATCGTTACTGGAACGATGGCAGATATCGTTGAAGGAGAAGATTATACCTTCTGGGGAGAACTGGTCCATCATCCGAAATATGGCCAACAGTTGCAAATGAATCGCTATGAACGAGCCAAACCCACCAGCAAAGGCTTGGTGAAATACTTCTCTAGCGATCATTTTAAAGGAATTGGACTCAAAACAGCCCAAAAGATCGTGGATCTCTATGGTGAGGATACCATTGATAAAATCCTTCAAGCACCTGAAAAGCTGGCCTCTATCTCCGGACTTTCTAAAAAGAATCGCGAGGCCTTTGTCGAAAAACTCCAGCTCAACTATGGTACAGAACGGGTCCTCGCCCAACTTGCCAACTATGGTATCCCTAATAAACTAGCCTTCCAAATCCAAGATTTCTACAAGGAAGAAACCTTGCAAATCGTCGAATCGGCTCCCTATCAATTGGTCGAAGATATTCAAGGAATGGGTTTTAAGATTGCCGACCAACTAGCAGAAGAATTAGGGATTGCCAGCGATGCACCTGAACGCTTCCGAGCCGGGCTAGTCCATAGTCTGTTAACTCTCTCCTTAGAAACAGGGGACACCTATGTTGAAGCCAAAGAATTGCTCCAGGCCACTATCCAACTCTTGGAAGCATCCCGTCCCGTTGAGCTCGATCCAGCTAGCGTTGCCCAAGAATTGGCCAGTCTCATCGAAGAAGACAAGGTGCAAAACATTGACACTAAGATTTTCAACAACAGCCTCTTCTTTGCGGAAGAAGGGATTAGAAGCCATATCGGTCGCCTGCTAGAAAAAGGAAAGCAAGAATCTTTCGAACCAGAAAAAATCGAACAAACAATTGATGACATTGAAGAAGATCTCCATATCCACTACGATCCCATCCAACGGAAGGCTATCCAGGAAGCCATCCAGCAAAAGGTCTTCGTGCTAACAGGTGGACCAGGAACGGGGAAAACAACTGTTATCAATGGGATTATCGGAACCTACGCTCGCCTGCACCATTTGGACCTTCGGAAGAAATCTCAATTACCAATCCTCTTAGCTGCTCCAACCGGTCGAGCAGCGCGAAGAATGAGTGAACTGACTGGTCTTCCGAGCGCCACCATTCATCGTCACTTAGGAATGACGGGAGACGACGACACGAGTCACTTGGACGATTATCTCGATGCGGATTTTATCATTGTCGATGAATTTTCTATGGTGGATACTTGGTTAGCCAATCAGCTTCTCAGCAATATCTCCTCCAATACCAAACTCTTAATTGTTGGAGATGCCGATCAGCTTCCTTCTGTGAGTCCTGGACAAGTCTTGTCCGATCTCCTACAGATCCCAAGCATCCCTCAAGTCAAACTAGAACACATCTTCCGTCAAGGTGAGGATTCGACCATCGTCACTTTGGCCAGTCAGATTCGCAAAGGCCAACTGCCTTCTGATTTTACAGAGAAAAAGCCCGATCGTTCCTATTTTGAAGCGCCGAGCGAGCTCATCGCTCCCATGATTGAAAAAATCACCAGCGCTGCCCTTCGCAACGGCATCCCGGCCCGGGACATCCAGGTTCTTGCTCCTATGTATCGAGGTTCTGCTGGCATTGACCAGATTAATGGTCTCATGCAAGAACTTCTCAATCCATTAGAAACAGATGCTCTTTTCTTTCAAGCGCTAGATTGCCAGTATCGAAATGGTGACAAGGTCATCCACCTAGTCAACGATGCCGAGAGCAATGTCTTTAACGGAGATATTGGCTACATTACCGACCTTTTACCGGCTAAGTATACCGAATCCAAACAAGATGAACTCACCATCCAGTTTGACGGCAATGAATTGGTCTACCCACGCAATGAATGGTACAAGATTCGCCTGGCCTATGCCATGAGTATCCATAAGTCTCAAGGGAGTGAATTCCCCGTGGTCATCCTTCCCTTGACCAATCAGAGTCGACGGATGCTCCAACGCAATCTGATCTACACAGCCATTACCCGTTCCAAGAGCAAACTCATCCTTCTGGGAGAATACACTGCATTTCACTTTGCGACACAGAATACCGGAACCGCACGAAAAACCTATCTGATTGAACGCTTTTCGGATGTGCTTCCTCAAGGTAGAGAGTCTTCCTCAGCCAGCACCACTCATCTGAAAAATACTTCTCAAACAACAGAGCCCCAAAAGGAGCTCGTCTCAGTTGAAAACCACTCTGACTTATCTGCTTCCCAAGCTTCTCAACAAGGCTATCGATTAACAGAGGACAATTACTTAAGCATTGATCCCTTGATTGGCCTCACTGAGGAAGAGATTCAACACTTCTTCAAAAACTAG
- the dinB gene encoding DNA polymerase IV, producing the protein MLIFPLVNDTSRKIIHIDMDAFFASVEERDHPELKGKPVIIGHDPRLSGGRGVVSTCNYEARKYGVHSAMSSKEAYERCPQAVFIPGNYEKYQAVGLQVREIFKRYTDLIEPMSIDEAYLDVTNNKLGVQSAVKVARLIQHDIWNELHLTASAGVSYNKFLAKIASDYQKPRGLTVILPEQAQDFLSQLDVAKFHGVGKRTVERLHDLGIYTGADLLEVPEMTLIDHFGRFGFDLYRKARGIHNSPVKSNRIRKSIGKERTYRKLLVAEDDVLKELANLSEKVASSLAKHQKIGKTLVLKIRYADFTTLTKRRSLEEATSDPAVIQRVAQELYQSLETNPSGIRLLGVTLTNFSSESQESYEGFLIEKTP; encoded by the coding sequence ATGCTTATATTTCCTTTAGTAAATGATACGAGCCGTAAGATCATTCATATCGACATGGATGCCTTTTTTGCGTCCGTTGAAGAGCGCGACCATCCTGAATTGAAGGGAAAGCCTGTCATCATTGGCCATGATCCCCGTTTGTCTGGTGGAAGAGGAGTGGTATCAACCTGCAATTATGAAGCCAGAAAATATGGCGTCCATTCGGCTATGAGTTCCAAAGAAGCCTACGAACGTTGTCCTCAGGCAGTGTTCATCCCTGGCAACTACGAGAAGTACCAGGCTGTCGGTCTCCAAGTCAGAGAAATATTTAAACGCTACACCGATCTAATTGAGCCTATGAGCATCGACGAAGCCTATCTGGATGTGACCAACAATAAGCTTGGTGTTCAGTCTGCTGTCAAAGTAGCCCGCTTGATTCAGCATGATATTTGGAATGAGTTGCATTTGACTGCTTCTGCCGGAGTTTCCTACAATAAGTTTCTTGCAAAAATTGCCAGTGATTACCAGAAGCCTCGAGGACTAACCGTTATTTTACCCGAGCAAGCTCAAGATTTTTTAAGTCAGCTAGATGTAGCTAAGTTTCATGGTGTGGGAAAACGGACAGTGGAGCGGCTTCATGATTTAGGAATTTATACTGGTGCAGATCTCTTAGAAGTGCCGGAAATGACTCTCATCGATCACTTTGGGCGCTTTGGTTTTGATCTTTATCGAAAGGCTCGGGGGATCCATAACAGTCCGGTCAAGAGCAATCGTATTCGCAAGTCCATTGGGAAGGAACGCACCTATCGAAAATTGCTGGTGGCCGAGGATGATGTGCTAAAAGAACTAGCCAACCTATCTGAAAAAGTGGCGAGCAGTTTGGCCAAGCATCAGAAAATTGGTAAGACCTTGGTACTCAAGATTCGTTATGCAGATTTTACGACCTTGACCAAGAGACGCAGTTTAGAGGAAGCAACCAGTGACCCAGCAGTCATTCAGAGAGTGGCTCAGGAGCTTTATCAGAGTTTGGAGACTAATCCCTCAGGTATTCGCCTCTTAGGGGTGACCCTCACTAATTTTTCTTCCGAGTCTCAGGAATCCTATGAAGGATTTCTAATAGAAAAAACCCCGTAA